One stretch of Hevea brasiliensis isolate MT/VB/25A 57/8 chromosome 12, ASM3005281v1, whole genome shotgun sequence DNA includes these proteins:
- the LOC110632628 gene encoding NAD kinase 2, chloroplastic isoform X1: MVACLFLCQVSIVDMNRLSPVTGLLPCACSHELSRDAQLVGFGYGVELQRKERLKRKHKFVVSADLSRAFSLSMGLDSQNVVQSHDPSQLPWIGPVPGDIAEVEAYCRIFRTSERLHTALMDALCNPLTGECSVSYDYEENPVLEDKIVSVLGCMLSLINKEKEGVLSGRSSIMNSFHATDISMMEDKLPPLAIFRSEMKRCCESLHVALENYLTPDDYRSLDVWRKLQRLKNVCYDSGFPRYDDYPCHTLFANWSPVYLSTSKEDTASRNSEVAFYRGGQVTEESLNWLVEKGFKTIVDLRAETIKDNFYQAAVDAAILSGKVESIKIPVEVRTAPSVEQVQKFASLVSDCSKRPIYLHSKEGAWRTSAMVSRWRQYMTRSASQFSTPSDMMLQDTNETREFQAPSIIGVSSLEDQKNESLKEALDKLHDSNGVSHEVESQIEDEIGQSLNRAYNGPVSVQGTTSMETFDNVGRSSANICQETDPLKAQIPPCDIFSKAEMSRFLKTKRISPPIYSNYQFGKLNKLPVSIELVGIDPMSGLEKAKGSIGSVGSENLSPKLENSSVEGQKHLKSSSFTSIGSDLYAFGEGKIYSVPDTNVNTTVKDSLNERVASKYIEELHTKNGVASGLSDDEMGSIEGDMCASATGVVRVQSRRKAEMFLVRTDGFSCTREKVTESSLAFTHPSTQQQMLMWKSTPKTVLLLKKLGQELMEEAKEVASYLYHQEKMNVLVEPDVHDIFARIPGFGFIQTFYSQDTSDLHERVDFVACLGGDGVILHASNLFIGAVPPIVSFNLGSLGFLTSHSFEDFKQDLRRVIHGNNTLDGVYITLRMRLCCEIFRNGKAVPGKVFDILNEVVVDRGSNPYLSKIECYEHDRLITKVQGDGVIVATPTGSTAYSTAAGGSMVHPNVPCMLFTPICPHSLSFRPVILPDSARLELKIPEDARSNAWVSFDGKRRQQLSRGDSVRIYMSQHPLPTVNKSDQTGDWFRSLIRCLNWNERLDQKAL; this comes from the exons ATGGTGGCATGTCTCTTCTTGTGCCAAGTTTCCATCGTCGACATGAATCGTTTGTCTCCTGTCACCGGATTACTACCGTGTGCATGTTCTCATGAGCTTAGCAGAGATGCCCAACTAGTGGGTTTTGGGTATGGAGTCGAATTGCAGAGAAAGGAGCGGTTGAAGAGGAAGCATAAGTTTGTTGTCAGTGCGGACTTGTCAAGGGCTTTCTCCTTGAGTATGGGTTTGGACTCTCAG AATGTTGTCCAGTCCCATGATCCATCACAGTTGCCTTGGATTGGTCCAGTTCCTGGGGATATTGCTGAAGTTGAGGCATATTGTAGAATATTCAGAACATCTGAACGGCTTCATACTGCGTTGATGGATGCATTATGCAATCCTTTGACTGGGGAATGTAGTGTTTCATATGATTATGAGGAAAATCCAGTATTGGAAGATAAAATAGTGTCTGTGCTTGGTTGCATGCTATCACttataaataaagaaaaagagggtgTTCTTTCTGGAAGATCTTCTATCATGAATTCCTTTCATGCCACAGACATAAGCATGATGGAGGATAAGCTCCCACCACTTGCCATTTTTAGGAGTGAGATGAAAAGGTGTTGCGAGAGTTTGCATGTTGCTCTTGAAAACTATTTGACACCTGATGATTATCGGAGCTTGGATGTATGGAGGAAACTGCAGAGGCTGAAGAACGTCTGCTATGATTCTGGCTTTCCCCGTTACGATGATTACCCCTGTCACACGCTGTTTGCAAATTGGAGTCCTGTTTATTTATCCACTTCTAAAGAAGACACAGCATCCAGAAATTCTGAAGTAGCATTTTACAGGGGTGGTCAGGTAACAGAGGAAAGTTTGAATTGGTTAGTGGAGAAAGGATTCAAGACTATCGTAGATCTCAGAGCAGAAACTATAAAGGATAACTTTTATCAAGCAGCTGTAGATGCTGCTATTTTGTCTGGGAAAGTTGAATCGATTAAAATCCCTGTTGAAGTTAGGACAGCACCTTCAGTGGAGCAGGTTCAAAAGTTTGCATCTTTGGTTTCAGATTGCAGCAAAAGGCCCATCTATCTTCATAGTAAGGAAGGGGCTTGGAGGACTTCTGCAATGGTCTCCAGATGGAGGCAGTACATGACACGCAGTGCGTCTCAGTTTAGTACTCCCAGTGATATGATGCTACAAGATACAAATGAAACCAGAGAATTTCAGGCCCCTTCTATTATTGGAGTGAGCTCCCTTGAAGATCAGAAAAATGAATCACTGAAAGAGGCGTTGGATAAACTTCATGATTCAAATGGAGTGTCTCATGAAGTTGAGTCTCAAATTGAGGATGAAATCGGCCAAAGCCTTAATAGGGCCTACAATGGTCCTGTTTCTGTTCAGGGTACAACATCTATGGAAACATTTGATAATGTGGGAAGATCTTCAGCTAACATCTGCCAGGAAACTGATCCTCTAAAGGCACAAATTCCCCCTTGTGATATCTTCTCCAAAGCAGAGATGTCCAGGTTTTTAAAGACTAAAAGAATCTCACCTCCCATTTACTCGAATTATCAGTTTGGTAAGTTGAACAAGTTGCCGGTTTCAATTGAGCTTGTGGGCATTGATCCCATGTCAGGACTTGAGAAGGCAAAAGGATCCATTGGATCAGTTGGTAGTGAAAATCTATCTCCAAAACTTGAGAACTCTTCTGTTGAAGGTCAGAAGCATCTGAAAAGCAGTAGTTTTACATCTATTGGTTCAGATTTGTATGCATTTGGTGAAGGGAAGATATATTCTGTTCCTGACACTAATGTCAATACAACTGTGAAGGACAGTTTAAATGAGCGTGTTGCATCTAAATATATAGAGGAGCTTCATACAAAAAATGGGGTGGCATCAGGCCTTAGCGATGATGAGATGGGCTCAATTGAAGGAGACATGTGTGCTTCTGCAACTGGTGTTGTAAGAGTGCAGTCAAGAAGGAAAGCAGAAATGTTTTTAGTAAGAACAGATGGTTTTTCTTGTACGAGAGAAAAGGTTACTGAATCTTCCTTGGCCTTCACTCATCCTAGTACTCAGCAACAGATGCTTATGTGGAAATCAACACCAAAAACTGTATTGCTGTTGAAGAAGCTGGGGCAGGAACTCATGGAAGAAGCTAAAGAG GTGGCCTCTTACCTTTATCACCAAGAGAAAATGAATGTGCTTGTTGAACCTGATGTTCATGACATATTTGCTAGAATCCCAGGGTTTGGATTTATTCAGACCTTTTACAGTCAAGATACCAG TGATCTTCATGAAAGGGTTGATTTTGTGGCATGCTTGGGGGGTGATGGGGTCATACTCCATGCATCAAATTTGTTTATAGGTGCTGTTCCCCCCATTGTATCCTTTAATCTTGGGTCTCTTGGATTTCTCACTTCTCATAGT TTTGAAGACTTCAAGCAGGACTTAAGACGAGTCATTCATGGAAATAACACACTGGATGGTGTTTATATAACTCTTAGAATGCGCCTCTGTTGTGAAATATTTCGCAATGGTAAAGCAGTGCCTGGGAAAGTTTTTGATATCCTAAATGAGGTGGTTGTTGACCGGGGTTCTAATCCGTATCTTTCTAAGATCGAATGTTATGAACATGACCGACTTATAACAAAG GTGCAAGGTGATGGAGTCATAGTAGCCACACCTACAGGCAGTACTGCTTACTCTACAGCTGCTGGAGGTTCCATG GTGCATCCAAATGTTCCTTGCATGCTGTTTACCCCAATCTGTCCGCATTCTCTCTCATTTAGGCCAGTCATACTTCCAGATTCTGCAAGACTTGAATTAAAG ATTCCAGAGGATGCTCGAAGCAATGCGTGGGTTTCTTTTGATGGGAAAAGAAGGCAACAACTTTCAAGAGGGGATTCTGTCCGGATATATATGAGCCAGCACCCACTTCCAACAGTTAACAAATCTGATCAAACGGGTGATTGGTTTCGCAGCTTGATTCGTTGCCTAAACTGGAACGAGAGGCTAGATCAGAAGGCCCTTTGA
- the LOC110632629 gene encoding 1-aminocyclopropane-1-carboxylate oxidase-like, which translates to MAIPVIDFSKVNGSGKERAETMAQIANGCEEWGFFQLVNHGIPEELLERVKKVSSECYKLERNENFKSSKLMNSLKDLAEKKNGEKLENVDWEDVFILLDDNQWPSETPGFKETMAEYRAELKKLAERVMEVMDENLGLHKGYIKKAFNGGEGDNAFFGTKVSHYPPCPHPELVNGLRAHTDAGGVILLFQDDEVGGLQILKDGQWIDVQPLKNAIVINTGDQIEVLSNGRYKSTWHRVLATPNGNRRSIASFYNPSLKATIAPAPELVEKANQEMNRQEYPKFVFGDYMSVYAEQKFLPKEPRFQAVRAV; encoded by the exons ATGGCAATTCCAGTGATTGATTTCTCTAAGGTGAATGGTTCTGGTAAGGAGAGAGCCGAGACAATGGCTCAGATCGCTAATGGGTGCGAGGAATGGGGGTTCTTCCAG CTGGTGAACCATGGAATTCCAGAGGAGCTCCTGGAGAGGGTGAAGAAGGTGAGCTCAGAGTGCTATAAGCTGGAAAGGAATGAAAATTTCAAGAGCTCGAAACTGATGAACTCGTTGAAGGATTTGGCAGAGAAGAAAAATGGTGAGAAATTGGAGAATGTGGACTGGGAAGATGTCTTCATTCTCCTGGATGATAACCAGTGGCCATCAGAAACTCCTGGATTCAA AGAAACCATGGCTGAATACCGAGCTGAACTGAAGAAATTAGCTGAGAGGGTCATGGAAGTAATGGATGAGAACTTGGGCTTACACAAAGGATACATCAAGAAGGCATTCAATGGTGGAGAAGGAGACAATGCCTTTTTTGGTACAAAGGTAAGCCACTATCCACCATGTCCTCATCCTGAGCTAGTAAACGGCCTTCGAGCTCACACAGATGCTGGAGGTGTCATCTTACTCTTCCAAGATGATGAAGTGGGAGGTCTTCAAATCCTCAAGGATGGGCAATGGATTGATGTCCAGCCTCTGAAAAACGCCATCGTCATAAACACTGGTGATCAGATTGAGGTCCTAAGCAATGGCAGGTACAAGAGTACCTGGCACCGGGTTCTGGCCACCCCTAACGGGAACAGAAGGTCAATTGCTTCATTCTATAACCCATCTCTCAAAGCCACCATAGCTCCTGCACCAGAACTGGTGGAGAAAGCTAACCAGGAGATGAATCGTCAAGAATACCCCAAGTTTGTGTTTGGTGATTACATGTCAGTTTATGCAGAGCAGAAGTTCCTCCCCAAGGAACCTAGATTCCAAGCTGTGAGGGCTGTGTGA
- the LOC110632628 gene encoding NAD kinase 2, chloroplastic isoform X2: MVACLFLCQVSIVDMNRLSPVTGLLPCACSHELSRDAQLVGFGYGVELQRKERLKRKHKFVVSADLSRAFSLSMGLDSQNVVQSHDPSQLPWIGPVPGDIAEVEAYCRIFRTSERLHTALMDALCNPLTGECSVSYDYEENPVLEDKIVSVLGCMLSLINKEKEGVLSGRSSIMNSFHATDISMMEDKLPPLAIFRSEMKRCCESLHVALENYLTPDDYRSLDVWRKLQRLKNVCYDSGFPRYDDYPCHTLFANWSPVYLSTSKEDTASRNSEVAFYRGGQVTEESLNWLVEKGFKTIVDLRAETIKDNFYQAAVDAAILSGKVESIKIPVEVRTAPSVEQVQKFASLVSDCSKRPIYLHSKEGAWRTSAMVSRWRQYMTRSASQFSTPSDMMLQDTNETREFQAPSIIGVSSLEDQKNESLKEALDKLHDSNGVSHEVESQIEDEIGQSLNRAYNGPVSVQGTTSMETFDNVGRSSANICQETDPLKAQIPPCDIFSKAEMSRFLKTKRISPPIYSNYQFGKLNKLPVSIELVGIDPMSGLEKAKGSIGSVGSENLSPKLENSSVEGQKHLKSSSFTSIGSDLYAFGEGKIYSVPDTNVNTTVKDSLNERVASKYIEELHTKNGVASGLSDDEMGSIEGDMCASATGVVRVQSRRKAEMFLVRTDGFSCTREKVTESSLAFTHPSTQQQMLMWKSTPKTVLLLKKLGQELMEEAKEVASYLYHQEKMNVLVEPDVHDIFARIPGFGFIQTFYSQDTSDLHERVDFVACLGGDGVILHASNLFIGAVPPIVSFNLGSLGFLTSHSFEDFKQDLRRVIHGNNTLDGVYITLRMRLCCEIFRNGKAVPGKVFDILNEVVVDRGSNPYLSKIECYEHDRLITKVQGDGVIVATPTGSTAYSTAAGGSMMPFFPFWKLVGGYCC, encoded by the exons ATGGTGGCATGTCTCTTCTTGTGCCAAGTTTCCATCGTCGACATGAATCGTTTGTCTCCTGTCACCGGATTACTACCGTGTGCATGTTCTCATGAGCTTAGCAGAGATGCCCAACTAGTGGGTTTTGGGTATGGAGTCGAATTGCAGAGAAAGGAGCGGTTGAAGAGGAAGCATAAGTTTGTTGTCAGTGCGGACTTGTCAAGGGCTTTCTCCTTGAGTATGGGTTTGGACTCTCAG AATGTTGTCCAGTCCCATGATCCATCACAGTTGCCTTGGATTGGTCCAGTTCCTGGGGATATTGCTGAAGTTGAGGCATATTGTAGAATATTCAGAACATCTGAACGGCTTCATACTGCGTTGATGGATGCATTATGCAATCCTTTGACTGGGGAATGTAGTGTTTCATATGATTATGAGGAAAATCCAGTATTGGAAGATAAAATAGTGTCTGTGCTTGGTTGCATGCTATCACttataaataaagaaaaagagggtgTTCTTTCTGGAAGATCTTCTATCATGAATTCCTTTCATGCCACAGACATAAGCATGATGGAGGATAAGCTCCCACCACTTGCCATTTTTAGGAGTGAGATGAAAAGGTGTTGCGAGAGTTTGCATGTTGCTCTTGAAAACTATTTGACACCTGATGATTATCGGAGCTTGGATGTATGGAGGAAACTGCAGAGGCTGAAGAACGTCTGCTATGATTCTGGCTTTCCCCGTTACGATGATTACCCCTGTCACACGCTGTTTGCAAATTGGAGTCCTGTTTATTTATCCACTTCTAAAGAAGACACAGCATCCAGAAATTCTGAAGTAGCATTTTACAGGGGTGGTCAGGTAACAGAGGAAAGTTTGAATTGGTTAGTGGAGAAAGGATTCAAGACTATCGTAGATCTCAGAGCAGAAACTATAAAGGATAACTTTTATCAAGCAGCTGTAGATGCTGCTATTTTGTCTGGGAAAGTTGAATCGATTAAAATCCCTGTTGAAGTTAGGACAGCACCTTCAGTGGAGCAGGTTCAAAAGTTTGCATCTTTGGTTTCAGATTGCAGCAAAAGGCCCATCTATCTTCATAGTAAGGAAGGGGCTTGGAGGACTTCTGCAATGGTCTCCAGATGGAGGCAGTACATGACACGCAGTGCGTCTCAGTTTAGTACTCCCAGTGATATGATGCTACAAGATACAAATGAAACCAGAGAATTTCAGGCCCCTTCTATTATTGGAGTGAGCTCCCTTGAAGATCAGAAAAATGAATCACTGAAAGAGGCGTTGGATAAACTTCATGATTCAAATGGAGTGTCTCATGAAGTTGAGTCTCAAATTGAGGATGAAATCGGCCAAAGCCTTAATAGGGCCTACAATGGTCCTGTTTCTGTTCAGGGTACAACATCTATGGAAACATTTGATAATGTGGGAAGATCTTCAGCTAACATCTGCCAGGAAACTGATCCTCTAAAGGCACAAATTCCCCCTTGTGATATCTTCTCCAAAGCAGAGATGTCCAGGTTTTTAAAGACTAAAAGAATCTCACCTCCCATTTACTCGAATTATCAGTTTGGTAAGTTGAACAAGTTGCCGGTTTCAATTGAGCTTGTGGGCATTGATCCCATGTCAGGACTTGAGAAGGCAAAAGGATCCATTGGATCAGTTGGTAGTGAAAATCTATCTCCAAAACTTGAGAACTCTTCTGTTGAAGGTCAGAAGCATCTGAAAAGCAGTAGTTTTACATCTATTGGTTCAGATTTGTATGCATTTGGTGAAGGGAAGATATATTCTGTTCCTGACACTAATGTCAATACAACTGTGAAGGACAGTTTAAATGAGCGTGTTGCATCTAAATATATAGAGGAGCTTCATACAAAAAATGGGGTGGCATCAGGCCTTAGCGATGATGAGATGGGCTCAATTGAAGGAGACATGTGTGCTTCTGCAACTGGTGTTGTAAGAGTGCAGTCAAGAAGGAAAGCAGAAATGTTTTTAGTAAGAACAGATGGTTTTTCTTGTACGAGAGAAAAGGTTACTGAATCTTCCTTGGCCTTCACTCATCCTAGTACTCAGCAACAGATGCTTATGTGGAAATCAACACCAAAAACTGTATTGCTGTTGAAGAAGCTGGGGCAGGAACTCATGGAAGAAGCTAAAGAG GTGGCCTCTTACCTTTATCACCAAGAGAAAATGAATGTGCTTGTTGAACCTGATGTTCATGACATATTTGCTAGAATCCCAGGGTTTGGATTTATTCAGACCTTTTACAGTCAAGATACCAG TGATCTTCATGAAAGGGTTGATTTTGTGGCATGCTTGGGGGGTGATGGGGTCATACTCCATGCATCAAATTTGTTTATAGGTGCTGTTCCCCCCATTGTATCCTTTAATCTTGGGTCTCTTGGATTTCTCACTTCTCATAGT TTTGAAGACTTCAAGCAGGACTTAAGACGAGTCATTCATGGAAATAACACACTGGATGGTGTTTATATAACTCTTAGAATGCGCCTCTGTTGTGAAATATTTCGCAATGGTAAAGCAGTGCCTGGGAAAGTTTTTGATATCCTAAATGAGGTGGTTGTTGACCGGGGTTCTAATCCGTATCTTTCTAAGATCGAATGTTATGAACATGACCGACTTATAACAAAG GTGCAAGGTGATGGAGTCATAGTAGCCACACCTACAGGCAGTACTGCTTACTCTACAGCTGCTGGAGGTTCCATG ATGccattttttcctttttggaAACTAGTTGGGGGTTATTGTTGCTAG